A stretch of Bos taurus isolate L1 Dominette 01449 registration number 42190680 breed Hereford chromosome 5, ARS-UCD2.0, whole genome shotgun sequence DNA encodes these proteins:
- the MGP gene encoding matrix Gla protein precursor — MKSLLLLSILAALAVAALCYESHESLESYEINPFINRRNANSFISPQQRWRAKAQERIRELNKPQYELNREACDDFKLCERYAMVYGYNAAYDRYFRQRRGAK; from the exons ATGAAGAGCCTGCTCCTTCTCTCCATCCTGGCTGCCTTGGCCGTGGCAGCTCTGTGTTATG aaTCTCacgaaagcctggaatcctatgAAATCA atCCCTTCATTAACAGGAGAAACGCTAACAGCTTTATATCACCACAACAGAGATGGAGAGCAAAAGCCCAAGAGAG AATCCGAGAACTCAACAAGCCTCAATACGAGCTCAACCGGGAAGCTTGTGATGACTTCAAACTTTGCGAACGCTATGCCATGGTGTATGGATACAATGCTGCCTACGACCGTTATTTCCGGCAGCGCCGAGGGGCCAAATGA